The Campylobacter concisus sequence ACGCCAGTGATTATGCGAGATTGCATATCCTCTCCTTAAAATCGTTATTTCGCTGTAATTATAACACTTAAAATTTAGACGGCGTTTAGATGATAAAATTTTAATAATTAACTTCTGCAGATGGGTGAAATTTGCTTTTTGATTTATTGGTCTAAGATTTATTTAAGAAACTTAATAAGTATTTATTAAAATTAAATTATATGTTAATGGTGCCTTTTTATAATCTCCGCATGAAAATAAAAAATAAGGAGAAAACATGAGAAATGTTAGCAAGGTTTACAATCCAAAAAGCTCGCACTGGGTGGGTGATGGATTTTTAGTATATCCGCTTTTTACGCATATAGATGAAGTTGATAAGGGAACGAATCCTTTTTTGATGCTTGATTATGCAGCACCACAGTATTTTGAGCCAAACAATGGACAACCTCGTGGCGTTGGCGAGCATCCGCACAAAGGTTTTGAGACAGTAACTATCGCTTATGCTGGTGAGGTCGAGCATAGAGACTCAACAGGTGGTGGTGGCGTCATAAAGCAAGGTGACGTGCAGTGGATGACAGCTGGTGCAGGAGTAACTCATCAAGAATTTCACTCAAAAGAATTTAGTCAAAAAGGTGGGCTTTTTGAGATGGTGCAGCTTTGGGTAAATTTACCAAAAGCACATAAAAATACGCAGCCTAAGTATCAGCACCTACTAAAAGAGCGTATCCCAGTAGTTAGTATAGGAGACGGTGAAGCTAGGATAATAGCTGGTGAGTGAGTATGAGAACACAAGGGGTGCTGCAAATACATTTACGCCGCTAAATGTCTGGGATATAAGCGTAAAAGAAGATGGTAAGATAACGCTAGACATACCAGTAAGCCACAATCTAAGCTTGGTCATCTTGCGTGGCAATGTGATAATAAATAACTCACAAAAAAGCAAGTGAAACACAACTAGTAAGGTTTGAAAACGCTAGTGGTGCAGTAATCATAAAAGCTATGGGTGGTGAGGCAAAGATACTACTTCTCTCAGGTGAGCCGATAGATGAGCCAGTAGTAGGATATGGACCGTTTGTGATGAATACAAAAGAGGAGATTAATCAAGCAATTGATGATTATCGCAGAGGAGAATTTGGGCAGATACCGGTAGAAAACTAAATAAAACGCACGTGGTTAAGGCCATGTGCGTATTTTAGAAATTTTGTTATTTTTTTTGTAAAGCTTTGTAAGATAGAGTCTTGCTAAGCTTTACAAAAGTAAAATCTTAAAAATTAAAGCGTTTTTGTATAAATTTAATGATGCCACAAAGCTTGCTTTTACTGTTTTGTTTTAAAATTTAAATAGCAAAAGATAATTTCAAATCAACGCCTTAAAAATTATTTTCCTCAAAAAAGTCGGTATCAATTTTGCAAATTTCATATATTTGGCTTGTCTGAACTCCGACTTTGTATTTTACCATTAGCTCTGCAAGCTTGTCGCCATCTATCAAAACCACGCTAAAATTTTGATTATCTTTGGCGAAATTTTCAGCTTCTTTGGTAAATTTTGCTGTAGTGATAAAGACACCTTTTTTAGTATTTTTATTTGAGATGGCGCCGATAAACTGCTGAATCTCTGGCCTACGGATATTACTACCGTCTTTGTATCTTTTTGCTTGGATATAAATTTTAGAAAGCCCAAGTTCATCTTCATCTATGATACCATCTATCCCGCCATCTGGGCCTTTGTTTGTGAGATTTCCGGCTCCATAATTCATCTTTTCAAGTAGTTTTGTTACAAGGTATTCAAAAAATCTTGGCTCTTTTTCTAAAATGCTAGATAAAATTTCACTTTTTAGCTCCTCTTTTATCTTGCAAAGCGCTTCATCTATATTGTCATCTGGGGTATTTTCCGTGGCTTCTTTTTTCTCTTGCCTTATCTCTTGTTTATAAATTTCATCGTACCAAGTGAGAAATTTGCTCTTTTTGTCCTTGCTACTTACTAGCTCTTTGCCAAAATTTGTTATAGCAAATAGACTTCTACCAACTTTTTGAAGCGGTACTTTTTCTGGCTTTGATTTTACTTGAGCTGTTGTGGCCAGATAGGATAAGGCCCAATCGGTACGATTTATATAAGTTGGAGTTCCTCTTTTTATTTTTTGCAAAAGATCTTCGTCTTTTAACTTAAAATGCTTAATTATAAATTTATAAATTTCAGCTCTATTTGCCTCTTTCTTTTGTGCGACAAATTCTAAAATAGGCAGCATCATATCTTTATAACTTGGTAACATTTTATATCCTTAAATGAAGCAAATTTTTGAAATTATATAAATTTTTTGGCTTAAAAGCTATAATCAAAATATGAGAAGTCTTGGCCTAACAAATTTTCTTTTAGAAAATAGTAGCTTATTCGTAAATACCTTTGCTACGATATTTGCACTATTTTTTTGTTTTATTTCTGGTGTCGGAATCGTATTTATATTTATTGCATTTCCACTTGGTTATATAATGGGCGCACTCTTATCAATCCCATTTTTGATATTTTTATTTTTCTTATTTGTATCTATTGATATCTTTTTATACCTTTTGGCATCTATTTGCAGTCTTTTTTAATAAATTTAGAAGTAAATTTGGGGCTTTTACAGCCCCTTTTTTACTTTATTACAGCCATTTTTCTGCGCATATAAGCTATGCGGCTTTGAAGTGGTAAGTGTTTAGGGCAGTTGTCTTCACAGCCTAGCAAAGTCATACAGCCAAACACGCCGTCATCGTCGCCGATAAGCTCGTAAAAGTCCTCGTCGGTTCGTTTATCAAGCGCGTCGATTTTAAACCTAGCTACGCGGTTAAGTCCGACCGCACCGATGAAATCAGGCCTCATGATAGCCGTACCGCACGCAGCCACGCAGATACCGCACTCGATGCAGCGGTCAAGCTCAAATACCTCTTGAGCCACTTCAGGCTCAACCTTTTCCTCAAGCTTAGAGATATCGGTCTCGTGGTCGGTGTGTATCCAGCTCTCCACACGCCTACTCATCGCATTCATCCAGTTGCCCGTATCTACGCTTAAGTCTTTTAGTAACTTAAATACTGGCAAAGGCATAAGCTCGATTACTCCGCTTTCAAAATCCTTAGTAAGAGTTCTACAAGCTAATCTTGGCTTACCATTTACAAGCATGCCACAACTTCCACAAATTCCAGCACGACAAACGAAGTCAAAGCTAAGATCCGGGTCAAATTTCTCGCGAATCATATTTAACGCAATAAACAATGTCATACCATCAGTCTCTTCTAGCTCGTATGTCGCAAAGTGCGGCTTTGAAATTTTGCTTAACGGATTATATTTAAATGCTTTTATGGTTATTTTTCTACTCATATCCTATTCCTGCTCTTTCGTTTGGTGCTTTATATTTTGGTTGAAGATCATAGTGCATTAAAGCCTCTTGAATTTCTTGTCTGCTCTTACCTTCAGCTTGCATTTTCTCACGAATTTCATCAACCTCTTTTTGGCGGATGGCACTATCTGGATGCTCAATAATATTACCTTTCGCACCATAGCCTCTAAATGCTGGTGGCATCTCCATTTTCATAATATCAAGTGGCTCATACACGATAGTCGGTAGCGTATCGCCCTCTTTCCAGCTAGTTAGAGTTCTGTTTAGCCAGTTTAGGTCATCGCGTTTCGGATAGTCTTCGCGGCAGTGCGCTCCGCGGCTTTCTGTGCGATCAAGCGCGCCTTTTGCGATACAAAGTGCTAGTTTTAGCATCTTTGGTACGCGGTAGGCTTCCTCAAGCTCAGGGTTGCCAAATAGCGCCTTATTGGTGACTTTAACATCTAAAGATTGCTTATAAAGCTCTTCAAGCTCTTTTACCGCTACGGCTAGACCTTCGCCAGTTCTAAAGATCGCTACGTGCTCCCACATGATGTCTTTCATCTTGTTTTTGATCTCAAATACGTTAAATTTGCCCTCTTTTTCGACTAGGCTTTTTAGATAGTCTTCCTCTTTTTTAACGAATTTTTCGATATCTGCGGTATTTATATCTATCTCGTGGCTGCCGCAGTAGTCGGCAAAATAGTCCCCAACGATCATGCCAGCTACGACGGTTTCTGAAACGGAGTTGCCGCCTAGACGGTTAAATCCGTGCATATCCCAGCAAGCAGCCTCGCCGGCGCTAAATAGACCCGCTAGCGTCGGACTCTCTCCAGTTGGCTTAGTTTTTATGCCGCCCATAGAGTAGTGCTGCATAGGTAGGATCGGCGCCCAGCCTTTACCGCGTTGGCGTCCGTTTTCGTCGGTATATACTTCGGTGTCGGCAGGGTCGATACCGTTAAAGATTTCGCAAATTTCTTGAACGTCGCGTAAGTTTTTCTCGATATGCTCACGTCCTAGGATCGAGATATCTAGCCAAACATGATATCCGTACGGGCTAGGTACGCCCTTGCCTGCGCGGATATGCTCCATGATGCGGCGGCTTACGACGTCGCGGCTAGCTAGTTCTTTTTTCTCAGGCTCGTAGTCAGGCATAAAGCGATATCCGTCCACGTCGCGCAAAATTCCGCCGTCGCCGCGGCAACCTTCTGTTAGCAAGATACCGCTTGGAACGATCGGAGTCGGGTGAAACTGCACCGCTTCCATATTTCCTAGCTGAGCTACACCAGTCTCAAGAGCGATGGCTGCACCGATACCTTCGCAAACTACGGCGTTTGTAGTGTGTTTATAAACCCTACCGTAGCCGCCCGTAGCGATTAGCGTGCCTTTTGCGACGTATGCAGTGATCTCGCCGTTAACTAGATCGCGGACGATCGCGCCGTAACAGCGATTGTTTGCGTGGATTAGCGCGATAGCTTCTTTTCTGTCATGAATTTCGACGTTGTGTTTTAGAGCTTCGTTTGCTACGGCAAAAAGCATCGTGTGACCGGTGGCGTCGGCTGTAAAGCATGTTCTCCATTTTTTAGTTCCGCCAAAGTCGCGAGAGTGGATGAGTCCGTGGACCTCTTCTTTTTCTACGATAGTCGTTTTTTGAGCGTTGATGATAGCGCTTCTCTCGCCTTTTGTTATACGAGTCCAAGGCACGCCCCAAGCGGCTAGCTCGCGGATCGCCTTAGGCGCGGTTTGACAAAACATACGTGCTACTTGCTGATCGCAGCCCCAGTCGCTACCTTTTACTGTATCAGCAAAGTGTACATCTTCGTTATCGCCTTCACTCATTTTAGAGTTACCAAGGCTTGCTTGCATGCCGCCTTGCGCAGCCGCAGAGTGCGAGCGTTTTACAGGTATGAGACTTAAAACAACGGTGCTTAAGCCCTTTTCTCCAGCAGCCACAGCAGCTCTAAGACCAGCTAGACCACCACCAATTACCAATGCATCATAATATTTTACATTCATCTTCTAGCTCCTTTTTAATGGCTGATCCACACGAAATCAGCGATCAAAGCGATCACAGCAAGTATGCCATAAATGACAAATACAACTGTCTTTGCCTTATTTCTTTTGGCAAACATTTCGTGCTTATTTGCACCATCAATGCTTATCCATTTGACATACAAGCGGTACATACCGATACTAGCGTGAACGACCATAAAAACAAGTAGTGCGAAGTAGAAAATTTCTAATTGATGAAATGCAGCCGCTGATTTGTCGGCAGTAATATGTCCACCAAAGACTATATCTACTAAGTGTGCGCTGGCTGCAAAAAATAGCGCAAAACCGGTTAAAAACTGAAACCACCAAAGCGTAGTATCAAGGTGCTTCATGCGGTCTTTGTGGCCTCTAAACATTAGATATTGTCTGTAGTTTGCTGGAAATTTTCTCATAGCTAAAAATGCATGAGCGATAAAAATGGCAAATATTACCGCAGCTATGACATTAGTGATCCACCATGTAGTCTCGCCGAATAAAAATTTAGCCTCCGCAAACCCTACGACAGCGTTAAATGCGTCTTTGCCAAGTAGTATAGTAGAAGTAAAAACCATATGGCACAATATAAAACAGGCCAAAATAAACCCTGTAATACTTTGCCATCTATCCCAAGCGGCTGGAGTGCGACTTTTTTTGTCGTCCGACCGTTTTCCCAAAAAACCTTCTATAAGCCCGGTCATGAGCCCTCCTAAGAAATTTGAAATAAATTATCATTTCTTAATACTAATTTAAATATTAGTATTAATTGATAAAGCTAATGCTAGCAGATTTTTACTTTAATATTTTTTAAACACTTATATTAGAGCTTTGAAAATTTTTTATAAAGCATGGCATAAATAAAAATTCCAAAACCACACATGATAAGTGATAATATTTGACCCATTGAAAGATTAAAAATAATAAATCCAAGCCCTGAATCAGGCTCTCTAAAAAATTCACAAATAAATCTTGCAAAAGTGTATAAAATAGCATAAAGCGCGATCAGCTCGCCATTAAATTTCTTAAATTTTCTATATAAAAATAAAATAACAAAAATAACTAAACCTTCTAAGAATGCCTCATAAAGTTGGCTAGGATGCCTTGGCTGGCCAAAAACATTTATCGCCCAAGGCACATCCGTAACTCGCCCAAAAAGCTCTTGATTTAAGAAATTTCCGACCCTGCCAAATGTATAGCCA is a genomic window containing:
- a CDS encoding fumarate reductase cytochrome b subunit, which codes for MTGLIEGFLGKRSDDKKSRTPAAWDRWQSITGFILACFILCHMVFTSTILLGKDAFNAVVGFAEAKFLFGETTWWITNVIAAVIFAIFIAHAFLAMRKFPANYRQYLMFRGHKDRMKHLDTTLWWFQFLTGFALFFAASAHLVDIVFGGHITADKSAAAFHQLEIFYFALLVFMVVHASIGMYRLYVKWISIDGANKHEMFAKRNKAKTVVFVIYGILAVIALIADFVWISH
- a CDS encoding pirin family protein; this encodes MRNVSKVYNPKSSHWVGDGFLVYPLFTHIDEVDKGTNPFLMLDYAAPQYFEPNNGQPRGVGEHPHKGFETVTIAYAGEVEHRDSTGGGGVIKQGDVQWMTAGAGVTHQEFHSKEFSQKGGLFEMVQLWVNLPKAHKNTQPKYQHLLKERIPVVSIGDGEARIIAGE
- a CDS encoding fumarate reductase iron-sulfur subunit, which codes for MSRKITIKAFKYNPLSKISKPHFATYELEETDGMTLFIALNMIREKFDPDLSFDFVCRAGICGSCGMLVNGKPRLACRTLTKDFESGVIELMPLPVFKLLKDLSVDTGNWMNAMSRRVESWIHTDHETDISKLEEKVEPEVAQEVFELDRCIECGICVAACGTAIMRPDFIGAVGLNRVARFKIDALDKRTDEDFYELIGDDDGVFGCMTLLGCEDNCPKHLPLQSRIAYMRRKMAVIK
- a CDS encoding restriction endonuclease; the protein is MLPSYKDMMLPILEFVAQKKEANRAEIYKFIIKHFKLKDEDLLQKIKRGTPTYINRTDWALSYLATTAQVKSKPEKVPLQKVGRSLFAITNFGKELVSSKDKKSKFLTWYDEIYKQEIRQEKKEATENTPDDNIDEALCKIKEELKSEILSSILEKEPRFFEYLVTKLLEKMNYGAGNLTNKGPDGGIDGIIDEDELGLSKIYIQAKRYKDGSNIRRPEIQQFIGAISNKNTKKGVFITTAKFTKEAENFAKDNQNFSVVLIDGDKLAELMVKYKVGVQTSQIYEICKIDTDFFEENNF
- a CDS encoding pirin-like C-terminal cupin domain-containing protein, yielding MKAMGGEAKILLLSGEPIDEPVVGYGPFVMNTKEEINQAIDDYRRGEFGQIPVEN
- a CDS encoding fumarate reductase flavoprotein subunit — its product is MNVKYYDALVIGGGLAGLRAAVAAGEKGLSTVVLSLIPVKRSHSAAAQGGMQASLGNSKMSEGDNEDVHFADTVKGSDWGCDQQVARMFCQTAPKAIRELAAWGVPWTRITKGERSAIINAQKTTIVEKEEVHGLIHSRDFGGTKKWRTCFTADATGHTMLFAVANEALKHNVEIHDRKEAIALIHANNRCYGAIVRDLVNGEITAYVAKGTLIATGGYGRVYKHTTNAVVCEGIGAAIALETGVAQLGNMEAVQFHPTPIVPSGILLTEGCRGDGGILRDVDGYRFMPDYEPEKKELASRDVVSRRIMEHIRAGKGVPSPYGYHVWLDISILGREHIEKNLRDVQEICEIFNGIDPADTEVYTDENGRQRGKGWAPILPMQHYSMGGIKTKPTGESPTLAGLFSAGEAACWDMHGFNRLGGNSVSETVVAGMIVGDYFADYCGSHEIDINTADIEKFVKKEEDYLKSLVEKEGKFNVFEIKNKMKDIMWEHVAIFRTGEGLAVAVKELEELYKQSLDVKVTNKALFGNPELEEAYRVPKMLKLALCIAKGALDRTESRGAHCREDYPKRDDLNWLNRTLTSWKEGDTLPTIVYEPLDIMKMEMPPAFRGYGAKGNIIEHPDSAIRQKEVDEIREKMQAEGKSRQEIQEALMHYDLQPKYKAPNERAGIGYE